A single window of Streptomyces aquilus DNA harbors:
- a CDS encoding glucosyl-3-phosphoglycerate synthase — protein MLNEVERWLTTRSWSVTDRPLHQILAAKQRTKQSVSVVLPALNEEETVGDIVAIIRHDLMQQVPLVDEIVVVDSGSTDRTSQVAAAAGATVVHRDEILPRIPTVPGKGEVLWRSLLVTSGDIVCFIDADLKEFSSDFVTGIVGPLLTEPEVDLVKAMYDRPLGGAAGQGGRVTELMARPLLNMHWPQLAGFVQPLGGEYAARRSLLEQLPFPVGYGVELGMLVDALHLVGLDALAQVDVGVRKHRHQDGQALGRMSAAIYRTAQLRLARGHLIRPALTQFERGETGFEPRTYSVDTEERPPMADIAEYAERKVA, from the coding sequence GTGCTGAACGAAGTCGAGCGCTGGCTGACCACCCGCTCCTGGTCGGTGACCGATCGCCCGCTCCACCAGATCCTGGCTGCCAAGCAACGCACGAAACAGTCGGTGAGCGTCGTGCTGCCCGCGCTCAACGAGGAGGAGACGGTCGGCGACATCGTCGCGATCATCCGCCACGACTTGATGCAGCAGGTCCCGCTCGTCGACGAGATCGTCGTCGTCGACTCCGGGTCGACCGACCGGACGTCGCAGGTGGCGGCCGCGGCCGGGGCCACGGTGGTGCACCGCGACGAGATCCTGCCCCGTATCCCCACCGTGCCCGGCAAGGGCGAGGTGCTGTGGCGGTCGCTGCTGGTGACCAGCGGTGACATCGTCTGTTTCATCGACGCCGACCTGAAGGAGTTCTCCTCCGACTTCGTCACCGGGATCGTCGGCCCGCTGCTGACCGAGCCCGAGGTCGACCTGGTCAAGGCCATGTACGACCGCCCGCTGGGCGGCGCGGCGGGCCAGGGCGGCCGGGTGACCGAGCTGATGGCCCGCCCGCTGCTCAACATGCACTGGCCGCAGCTGGCGGGCTTCGTGCAGCCCCTGGGCGGCGAGTACGCGGCCCGCCGCTCGCTGCTGGAACAGCTGCCGTTCCCCGTCGGCTACGGCGTCGAGCTCGGCATGCTGGTCGACGCCCTGCACCTGGTCGGCCTCGACGCGCTCGCCCAGGTCGACGTGGGCGTCCGCAAGCACCGCCACCAGGACGGCCAGGCCCTCGGCCGGATGTCCGCCGCGATCTACCGCACGGCCCAGCTCCGCCTGGCCCGCGGCCATCTGATCCGCCCCGCCCTCACCCAGTTCGAGCGGGGCGAGACCGGTTTCGAACCGCGCACCTACTCCGTGGACACGGAGGAACGCCCGCCGATGGCGGACATCGCGGAGTACGCGGAACGAAAGGTGGCCTGA
- a CDS encoding alpha,alpha-trehalose-phosphate synthase (UDP-forming): protein MASTFGAARVLVASNRGPVSYDVQADGTLSARRGGGGLVSGLSAIGSDADALWVCSALSDGDREAVRRGVGEAGVRMLDIPADVHADAYNGIANSVLWFVHHMLYQTPLEPVFDAEFRRQWASYETYNRAFAEALAQEAARGAAVVVQDYHLTLVPGMLRALRPDLRIGHFSHTPWAPPEYFRMLPDDVAEQVLRGMLGADRLGFLTRRWASAFEACAAEITGGLGDTRIGVHGLGADADFLRERSHEADVAERMTALKAEIGEGRRAIVRVDRTELSKNIVRGLRAYEHLLQTRPEWRERVVHVAFAYPSRQDLAVYRDYTAEVQRLADEINSTYGTPGWTPVVLHVKDDFARSLAAYRLADVALVNPIRDGMNLVAKEVPVVSDEGCALVLSREAGAYEELGDDAIVVNPYDVIGTADALHEALTMAPGERAERTKRLAAAATALPPAQWFLDQLAALGG, encoded by the coding sequence ATCGCTTCAACGTTCGGTGCTGCGCGGGTCCTGGTGGCCTCCAACCGGGGACCGGTCTCGTACGACGTCCAGGCGGACGGCACGCTGTCCGCGCGGCGCGGCGGCGGTGGGCTGGTCTCGGGGCTGTCGGCGATCGGGTCGGACGCGGACGCGCTGTGGGTGTGCTCGGCGCTGAGCGACGGCGACCGCGAGGCCGTGCGGCGCGGGGTGGGCGAGGCCGGGGTGCGGATGCTCGACATCCCGGCCGACGTGCACGCGGACGCGTACAACGGCATCGCCAACTCGGTCCTGTGGTTCGTCCACCACATGCTGTACCAGACCCCGCTGGAGCCGGTCTTCGACGCGGAGTTCCGGCGCCAGTGGGCGTCGTACGAGACGTACAACCGCGCCTTCGCCGAGGCGCTCGCGCAGGAGGCGGCGCGGGGTGCGGCGGTCGTCGTGCAGGACTACCACCTCACCCTGGTGCCGGGCATGCTCCGCGCGCTCCGCCCCGACCTGCGGATCGGGCACTTCTCGCACACGCCGTGGGCGCCGCCGGAGTACTTCCGGATGCTGCCGGACGACGTGGCCGAGCAGGTGCTGCGGGGCATGCTGGGCGCCGACCGGCTGGGGTTCCTGACCCGGCGCTGGGCGTCGGCGTTCGAGGCGTGCGCGGCGGAGATCACCGGCGGGCTCGGCGACACCCGGATCGGGGTGCACGGGCTCGGCGCGGACGCGGACTTCCTGCGCGAGCGCTCGCACGAGGCGGACGTGGCCGAGCGGATGACCGCGCTGAAGGCGGAGATCGGCGAGGGGCGCCGGGCGATCGTCCGGGTCGACCGGACCGAGCTGTCGAAGAACATCGTGCGGGGGCTGCGCGCCTACGAGCATCTGCTTCAGACCCGGCCCGAGTGGCGGGAGCGGGTCGTGCACGTGGCGTTCGCCTACCCGTCCCGGCAGGACCTGGCCGTCTACCGGGACTACACCGCCGAGGTGCAGCGCCTGGCCGACGAGATCAACTCGACGTACGGCACGCCGGGCTGGACCCCGGTGGTGCTGCACGTCAAGGACGACTTCGCCCGCTCCCTCGCCGCCTACCGGCTCGCCGACGTGGCGCTCGTCAACCCCATCCGCGACGGCATGAACCTCGTCGCGAAGGAGGTGCCGGTCGTCTCCGACGAGGGGTGCGCGCTGGTGCTGTCGCGGGAGGCGGGGGCGTACGAGGAGCTGGGCGACGACGCGATCGTGGTGAACCCGTACGACGTGATCGGCACCGCCGACGCGCTGCACGAGGCGCTGACGATGGCGCCGGGCGAGCGGGCGGAACGCACGAAGCGGCTGGCTGCCGCCGCTACCGCGTTGCCGCCCGCGCAATGGTTCCTTGATCAGCTGGCGGCGTTGGGGGGCTGA
- the otsB gene encoding trehalose-phosphatase: MGSHKDFTDDSLPTPVTPAGRDGLAAILAHPAKTIVALDFDGTLAPIVADPEQARAHPDAVPALAALAPKIAAVAVVTGRPPGVAVRLGGFAGVPGLEHLVVLGHYGAERWDAVTGEVTAPAPHPGVAAVRAELPGFLDGIGAWQGTWIEEKGRAVAVHTRRAEDPQAAFDALRAPLTDLATRHGLIVEPGRLVLELRPPGMDKGRALTDYVRELGAEAVLYAGDDLGDLPAFAAVEKLRSDGVPGLLVCSTGSEEVADLKERADLVVNGPAGLVRLLGQLAGTLPQPPNAAS; encoded by the coding sequence ATGGGCAGCCACAAGGACTTCACCGACGACTCCCTGCCGACCCCGGTGACCCCGGCCGGGCGGGACGGGCTCGCCGCAATCCTCGCGCACCCCGCGAAAACCATCGTCGCGCTCGACTTCGACGGCACCCTCGCCCCGATCGTCGCCGACCCGGAGCAGGCGCGGGCCCACCCCGACGCCGTGCCCGCGCTCGCCGCCCTCGCGCCGAAGATCGCCGCGGTCGCCGTCGTCACCGGCAGGCCCCCCGGAGTCGCCGTACGCCTCGGCGGCTTCGCCGGTGTCCCCGGCCTCGAACATCTCGTCGTCCTCGGCCACTACGGCGCCGAGCGCTGGGACGCGGTCACCGGCGAGGTCACCGCGCCCGCCCCGCACCCCGGTGTCGCCGCGGTCCGCGCGGAGCTGCCCGGCTTCCTCGACGGCATCGGTGCCTGGCAGGGCACCTGGATCGAGGAGAAGGGGCGGGCCGTCGCGGTCCACACGCGCAGGGCCGAGGACCCGCAGGCCGCCTTCGACGCACTGCGCGCCCCGCTCACCGACCTCGCCACCCGGCACGGCCTGATCGTCGAACCCGGCCGCCTCGTCCTGGAACTCCGCCCGCCCGGCATGGACAAGGGCCGGGCCCTGACGGACTACGTCCGCGAACTGGGCGCCGAGGCCGTCCTGTACGCCGGCGACGACCTCGGGGACCTCCCGGCCTTCGCCGCGGTGGAGAAACTCCGCTCCGACGGCGTTCCGGGCCTCCTCGTGTGCAGCACGGGCAGCGAGGAGGTGGCCGACCTGAAGGAACGGGCGGATCTGGTGGTGAACGGCCCGGCGGGATTGGTACGGCTGCTGGGGCAACTGGCGGGGACGCTTCCTCAGCCCCCCAACGCCGCCAGCTGA
- a CDS encoding DUF3263 domain-containing protein, which translates to MNDLAPREQAILALERRGFAGPGAKERAIREELGLAPVRYYQLLNALLDDPRALAHDPVTVNRLRRVREARRSER; encoded by the coding sequence ATGAACGACCTGGCCCCCCGAGAACAGGCCATCCTCGCGTTGGAACGCCGCGGCTTCGCCGGCCCCGGCGCGAAGGAACGCGCGATACGCGAGGAACTGGGCCTGGCCCCGGTCCGCTACTACCAGCTGCTGAACGCCCTGCTGGACGACCCACGCGCCCTGGCCCACGACCCGGTGACGGTGAACCGCCTACGCCGGGTACGAGAGGCGCGCAGGTCGGAGAGGTGA
- a CDS encoding ABC transporter substrate-binding protein: MTAVLGGCGLGGESGDVTLKLVAADYGDSKANSSQKYWDKLVADYESEHPGVKVDVSVYSWNDVDRKVKEMVADGEAPDMAQIGAYADYAHDDLLYSADELLSIPTQADFVSQLATAGEVDSTQYGMPFASSTRLLFYNKTLFAKAGLTPPKTWDELAEDAAALKAEGVKYPYALPLGPEEAQAETMQWLLSGGGGYTEDTGTYGINSPANVDTLTWLKDDLVGKGLTGPVAPGKLNRADAFAAFANGQVGMLNGHPTLMKTAAAKGVKFGMVPMPGVDGPTKYSMGVADWMTAFKHNGHAEQIGDFLDFVYDEKNVLAFSREYDLLPVTMSASDVMSTAKQDHDLKPFLTELSGSELYPVGKVSWAEVSAAVKRRIGEAVTAGGSPAGILNGLQSKALMAESAE, encoded by the coding sequence ATGACGGCGGTTCTCGGCGGCTGCGGCCTCGGCGGGGAGTCCGGGGACGTGACCTTGAAGCTGGTCGCCGCCGACTACGGGGACAGCAAGGCGAACAGCTCGCAGAAGTACTGGGACAAGCTGGTGGCGGACTACGAGTCCGAGCACCCGGGCGTCAAGGTCGACGTCAGCGTCTACTCCTGGAACGACGTCGACCGCAAGGTCAAGGAGATGGTCGCGGACGGCGAGGCGCCCGACATGGCCCAGATCGGCGCGTACGCCGACTACGCCCACGACGACCTCCTGTACTCGGCGGACGAACTGCTCTCCATCCCCACGCAGGCCGACTTCGTCTCGCAGCTCGCCACGGCGGGCGAGGTGGACTCGACGCAGTACGGGATGCCGTTCGCCTCCTCCACCCGGCTGCTCTTCTACAACAAGACCCTCTTCGCCAAGGCCGGGCTGACCCCGCCGAAGACCTGGGACGAACTCGCCGAGGACGCCGCCGCGCTGAAGGCGGAAGGCGTGAAGTACCCGTACGCCCTGCCGCTCGGCCCCGAGGAAGCGCAGGCCGAGACCATGCAGTGGCTGCTCAGCGGCGGGGGCGGCTACACCGAGGACACCGGCACCTACGGCATCAACTCCCCGGCGAACGTCGACACCCTCACCTGGCTCAAGGACGACCTGGTCGGCAAGGGGCTGACCGGACCGGTCGCGCCGGGCAAGCTGAACCGGGCGGACGCGTTCGCCGCGTTCGCGAACGGCCAGGTCGGCATGCTCAACGGGCATCCCACGCTGATGAAGACGGCCGCGGCGAAGGGCGTGAAGTTCGGCATGGTCCCGATGCCCGGCGTCGACGGGCCGACCAAGTACTCCATGGGCGTCGCCGACTGGATGACGGCGTTCAAGCACAACGGGCACGCCGAGCAGATCGGGGACTTCCTCGACTTCGTCTACGACGAGAAGAACGTGCTCGCGTTCTCCCGCGAGTACGACCTGCTGCCGGTGACGATGTCGGCGTCCGACGTGATGAGCACGGCGAAGCAGGACCATGACCTCAAGCCCTTCCTGACCGAACTCAGCGGCTCCGAGCTCTACCCCGTCGGCAAGGTCTCCTGGGCGGAGGTCAGCGCGGCGGTCAAGCGGCGGATCGGCGAGGCGGTGACGGCCGGGGGCAGCCCGGCGGGGATCCTCAACGGCCTCCAGTCGAAGGCGCTGATGGCGGAGAGCGCGGAGTAG
- a CDS encoding ROK family protein: MRHVIALDVGGTGMKAALVGTGGELLHQARRATGRDRGPDAVVDGILDFAAELHAYGAEHLGEPASAAGVAVPGIVDAERGVAVYAANLGWRDIPLRDLLTEKLGGIPVALGHDVRTGGLAEGRIGAGQGADRFFFVPLGTGIAGAIGIGGRVEAGAHGFAGEIGHIVVRPGGTPCPCGQVGCLERYASAAAVSEAWAAVTGDPEADAADCAKAVESGDPRARTVWQNAVDALADGLVTALTLLDPRIVIIGGGLAEAGETLFTPLRDAIRQRITFQKLPSVVPAALGDTAGCLGAGLLAWDLLDTTNGMEVTP, from the coding sequence GTGAGACATGTCATCGCCCTCGACGTGGGCGGCACCGGAATGAAGGCCGCCCTGGTCGGCACCGGCGGCGAGCTGCTGCACCAGGCCCGCCGCGCGACCGGCCGTGACCGCGGTCCGGACGCGGTCGTCGACGGCATCCTCGACTTCGCCGCCGAGCTGCACGCGTACGGCGCCGAGCACCTCGGCGAGCCCGCGTCCGCCGCCGGCGTCGCCGTCCCCGGCATCGTCGACGCGGAGCGGGGTGTCGCCGTCTACGCGGCCAACCTCGGCTGGCGCGACATCCCGCTGCGCGACCTGCTCACCGAGAAGCTCGGCGGCATCCCCGTCGCCCTCGGCCACGACGTCCGCACTGGCGGCCTCGCCGAGGGCCGGATCGGCGCCGGCCAGGGCGCCGACCGCTTCTTCTTCGTCCCCCTCGGCACCGGCATCGCGGGCGCCATCGGCATCGGCGGCCGGGTGGAGGCGGGCGCCCACGGCTTCGCGGGCGAGATCGGCCACATCGTCGTACGACCGGGAGGGACCCCGTGTCCGTGCGGACAGGTCGGCTGCCTGGAGCGGTACGCCTCGGCGGCGGCGGTCAGTGAGGCGTGGGCCGCGGTGACCGGTGACCCGGAGGCGGACGCGGCCGACTGCGCGAAAGCGGTCGAGTCCGGCGACCCCCGGGCCCGGACCGTCTGGCAGAACGCCGTCGACGCCCTCGCCGACGGCCTGGTCACCGCCCTCACCCTCCTGGACCCGCGGATCGTGATCATCGGTGGCGGCCTGGCGGAGGCGGGGGAAACCTTGTTCACACCACTGCGGGACGCGATCCGGCAACGGATCACTTTCCAGAAGCTGCCGTCGGTGGTCCCGGCGGCGCTGGGCGACACGGCGGGTTGCCTGGGTGCCGGGCTCTTGGCCTGGGATCTCCTCGACACGACGAACGGTATGGAGGTAACTCCCTGA
- the nagA gene encoding N-acetylglucosamine-6-phosphate deacetylase, whose protein sequence is MAADPGARGTARQATTSPQPASDSAPLILSGATVVLPTGTVHNGRVIIDGDRIIGAAPENAQVTDVTGHWLIPGFVDIHNHGGGGASFTSGTTDDVLTGIHTHRLHGTTTLVASTVTGDMDFLAQRAGLLSELAEQGDIAGIHFEGPFISPCRKGAHSEELLRDPDPAEVRKLIDAARGQARMVTLATELPGGVDSVRLLAEHGVIAAIGHTDATYEQTVEAIDAGATVATHLFNAMPALGHRTPGPIAALLEDERITVELINDGTHLHPAALQLAFHHKGADRVAFITDAMDAAGFGDGRYMLGPLEVEVSDGVARLVEGGSIAGSTLTLDRAFKRAVTIDQLPVEDAVAALSANPARLLGMSDRVGSLEPGRYADLVLLDADFELKGVMRRGEWVVDPQLG, encoded by the coding sequence ATGGCAGCCGACCCAGGGGCGCGGGGAACTGCGCGACAAGCCACGACGAGCCCGCAGCCCGCATCGGACAGCGCGCCCCTCATCCTGTCCGGCGCAACGGTCGTCCTCCCCACAGGAACCGTCCACAACGGCCGAGTGATCATCGACGGCGACAGAATCATCGGCGCCGCACCAGAAAACGCCCAGGTCACCGACGTAACCGGCCACTGGCTCATCCCAGGGTTCGTCGACATCCACAACCACGGCGGCGGCGGAGCCTCCTTCACCTCCGGCACCACCGACGACGTACTCACCGGCATCCACACCCACCGCCTCCACGGCACCACCACCCTCGTCGCCTCCACCGTCACCGGCGACATGGACTTCCTCGCCCAGCGCGCCGGCCTGCTCTCCGAACTCGCCGAGCAGGGCGACATCGCCGGTATCCACTTCGAGGGCCCGTTCATCTCCCCGTGCCGCAAGGGCGCGCACTCGGAGGAGCTGCTGCGCGACCCCGACCCGGCCGAGGTCCGCAAGCTGATCGACGCGGCGCGCGGCCAGGCCCGGATGGTCACGCTCGCCACCGAACTCCCCGGTGGCGTCGACTCCGTACGGCTGCTCGCCGAGCACGGCGTCATCGCGGCGATCGGGCACACGGACGCGACGTACGAGCAGACGGTGGAGGCCATCGACGCGGGCGCCACCGTCGCCACCCACCTCTTCAACGCGATGCCCGCCCTCGGCCACCGCACCCCCGGCCCGATCGCCGCGCTCCTGGAGGACGAGCGGATCACGGTCGAGCTGATCAACGACGGTACGCATCTGCACCCGGCCGCCCTCCAGCTGGCGTTCCATCACAAGGGCGCGGACCGGGTCGCGTTCATCACGGACGCGATGGACGCGGCCGGCTTCGGCGACGGCCGTTACATGCTCGGCCCGCTGGAGGTGGAGGTGAGCGACGGCGTCGCCCGTCTCGTGGAGGGCGGCTCGATCGCGGGCTCCACCCTCACCCTCGACCGTGCCTTCAAGCGGGCGGTGACCATCGACCAGCTGCCCGTCGAGGACGCCGTCGCGGCGCTGTCCGCCAACCCGGCCCGGCTCCTTGGCATGTCCGACCGCGTCGGCTCCCTGGAGCCCGGCAGGTACGCCGACCTCGTCCTTCTCGACGCCGACTTCGAGCTCAAGGGCGTGATGCGCCGGGGTGAATGGGTGGTCGATCCCCAACTGGGCTGA
- a CDS encoding 1-phosphofructokinase family hexose kinase, translating into MILTVTLNTALDITYRVQALRPHASHRVSEVTERPGGKGLNVARVLAALGHEVTVTGFAGGATGRVIQDRLTSTPGVIDALLPVSGATRRTIAVVDERTGDTTQLNEPGPAITPPEWSAFQEAYEDLLASADAVALCGSLPPGVPVGAYAGLVRTARAAGVPVVLDTSGEPLRRGVAARPDLIKPNADELAELTGSHEPLRATQDALRRGARAVVASLGTDGLLAAAPEGRWRAAPPARVHGNPTGAGDSAVAGLLSGLVEHLPWPDRLTRAVALSAATVAAPVAGEFDRRVYEELLERVAVTSGVNAA; encoded by the coding sequence GTGATCCTCACGGTCACACTGAACACCGCTCTCGACATCACCTACCGGGTACAAGCCCTCCGGCCGCACGCCTCCCACCGGGTCTCCGAGGTCACGGAACGCCCCGGCGGCAAGGGCCTGAACGTGGCCCGCGTGCTGGCGGCCCTCGGGCACGAGGTGACGGTCACCGGCTTCGCGGGCGGCGCCACCGGCCGCGTCATCCAGGACCGGCTCACCTCGACCCCCGGCGTGATCGACGCGCTGCTCCCGGTCTCCGGCGCCACCCGCCGCACCATCGCCGTCGTCGACGAGCGGACCGGCGACACGACCCAGCTCAACGAGCCCGGCCCCGCGATCACCCCGCCGGAGTGGTCGGCCTTCCAGGAGGCGTACGAGGATCTCCTCGCGTCGGCGGACGCGGTGGCCCTGTGCGGCAGCCTGCCGCCGGGTGTGCCGGTGGGCGCGTACGCCGGGCTGGTCCGGACCGCGAGGGCGGCCGGAGTACCTGTGGTGCTGGACACCAGCGGGGAGCCGCTGCGCCGGGGCGTGGCCGCCCGCCCCGACCTCATCAAGCCGAACGCCGACGAGCTGGCCGAGCTGACCGGCTCCCACGAGCCGCTGCGGGCCACGCAGGACGCCCTTCGCCGGGGTGCCCGCGCGGTCGTCGCCTCCCTCGGCACCGACGGCCTGCTCGCCGCCGCCCCCGAGGGCCGCTGGCGCGCCGCCCCGCCGGCCCGCGTCCACGGCAACCCGACCGGCGCCGGCGACTCGGCGGTCGCGGGCCTGCTGTCGGGTCTGGTGGAACACCTGCCGTGGCCCGACCGGCTGACCCGCGCGGTCGCCCTGTCGGCGGCGACGGTCGCGGCGCCGGTGGCGGGCGAGTTCGACCGACGGGTCTACGAGGAACTGCTGGAGCGGGTCGCGGTGACCAGCGGGGTCAACGCGGCCTAG
- a CDS encoding CBM35 domain-containing protein, protein MTSGNNGASTPEDDDPFGYLYADGQANGAQPPSGGYGYPNTVNRVRPVGQRQYGQQQPAAPYGQVPQQQAAQQGAYGQPTNAHYAAPETFPGGAPTTQQPYGGHGGNGGGRGRGPNTKGLLIGAIAVVAAVVIGIGVAMLGGDDDKDAGGGDASATPSAQQSSEPSPSDTSTEVTEEDLPKIDAKALSLSPGITTATDVKGAKADGGIYLNGFNQVGASVTWNVSGIPKSGKYTLYTGYSVPGKDATATLSINGTASTTPVGMDNYAKAAEGDYAKGWTQTYNYVQLNKGSNTIKISCEQGNQCDALLDQLWLVKGWVK, encoded by the coding sequence ATGACGTCCGGCAACAACGGCGCCAGCACGCCCGAGGACGACGACCCGTTCGGCTACCTCTACGCCGACGGGCAGGCCAACGGAGCCCAGCCGCCGTCCGGTGGCTACGGCTACCCGAACACCGTCAACCGGGTGCGCCCCGTCGGACAGCGCCAGTACGGCCAGCAGCAGCCGGCCGCGCCGTACGGACAGGTCCCGCAGCAGCAGGCAGCGCAGCAGGGCGCCTACGGCCAGCCGACCAACGCGCACTACGCCGCGCCGGAGACGTTCCCGGGCGGCGCCCCCACCACGCAGCAGCCGTACGGCGGCCATGGCGGCAACGGCGGCGGCCGGGGCCGCGGCCCCAACACCAAGGGCCTCCTCATCGGCGCCATCGCGGTGGTCGCCGCGGTCGTCATCGGCATCGGCGTGGCCATGCTCGGCGGCGACGACGACAAGGACGCGGGCGGCGGCGACGCGTCCGCCACCCCGTCCGCCCAGCAGAGCAGCGAGCCCAGCCCCTCGGACACCTCCACCGAGGTGACCGAGGAGGACCTGCCGAAGATCGACGCGAAGGCGCTCTCGCTGAGCCCCGGCATCACCACCGCGACCGACGTCAAGGGCGCCAAGGCCGACGGCGGGATCTACCTCAACGGCTTCAACCAGGTCGGCGCCTCGGTCACGTGGAACGTGAGCGGCATCCCGAAGAGCGGCAAGTACACGCTGTACACGGGCTACAGCGTCCCCGGCAAGGACGCCACCGCGACCCTCTCGATCAACGGCACGGCCTCCACCACCCCGGTCGGCATGGACAACTACGCCAAGGCCGCCGAGGGCGACTACGCCAAGGGCTGGACGCAGACCTACAACTACGTCCAGCTCAACAAGGGCAGCAACACCATCAAGATCTCCTGCGAGCAGGGCAACCAGTGCGACGCCCTCCTCGACCAGCTGTGGCTGGTGAAGGGCTGGGTCAAGTAG
- the cdgB gene encoding diguanylate cyclase CdgB: protein METESEPYVRLASLRQLHQVMADMNTARSLADTLQTVADGVVNGLGYELACVNLVRPDGDLVVAAFAGNPAAEALITGRVGSRESWERRLGMGENWGDLVFIPHTEGWVLDDDDVPQWYTDGPAPRFEDEWHPSDRLFAPMFTPGVQGGSCGELIGVLSVDRPRNGRRPGAWGREALQMYAFQAAIAISNARLRANMQRALVRLEREQQALRASEESFRQAFEYAPSGMAIAEMGGDQHGRILRTNDALCRLLGRPASAMRRYSFSDLVHPEDIGTLLRTSAEGGRAELRLGRRDGTYVWVSLRNSVVADAADGPRFLLTHVEDIEDRKRRELQLAHRASHDSLTGLPNSAELRARLSSRLCQRPAHPGALESLDAAYGHPAFDAHGHGFDFRPGAESFDAYDHHVHTVAPEGDRDDGTKGLAVLFCDLDGFKSINDRFGHNAGDAVLIEVARRLTRQVRDGDTVARLGGDEFVILADGLGRADAADLAVRLRNEIIQPIRAEGRAVRVGASFGIGWAHCGMTADEVLKSADERMYVEKRSRPKQHRRAG, encoded by the coding sequence ATGGAGACCGAGTCGGAGCCCTACGTCCGCCTTGCCTCTCTGCGGCAACTGCATCAGGTCATGGCGGACATGAACACCGCCCGGTCTCTTGCGGACACCCTGCAGACAGTCGCCGACGGCGTCGTCAACGGCCTCGGTTACGAACTGGCGTGCGTCAACCTCGTCCGCCCCGACGGCGACCTCGTCGTCGCCGCCTTCGCCGGCAACCCCGCCGCCGAGGCGCTGATCACCGGCCGGGTCGGCTCCCGCGAGTCCTGGGAGCGCCGGCTGGGCATGGGCGAGAACTGGGGCGACCTGGTCTTCATCCCGCACACCGAGGGCTGGGTCCTCGACGACGACGACGTACCGCAGTGGTACACCGACGGCCCCGCCCCCCGCTTCGAGGACGAGTGGCACCCCTCCGACCGGCTCTTCGCGCCGATGTTCACGCCGGGCGTGCAGGGCGGCTCGTGCGGCGAGCTGATCGGCGTGCTGTCGGTGGACCGGCCGCGCAACGGACGACGGCCGGGCGCATGGGGTCGCGAGGCGCTCCAGATGTACGCGTTCCAGGCCGCGATCGCGATCAGCAACGCGCGCCTGCGCGCCAACATGCAGCGCGCACTGGTCAGGCTCGAAAGGGAACAGCAGGCGCTCAGGGCGAGTGAAGAGAGCTTTCGGCAGGCATTCGAGTACGCCCCCTCCGGCATGGCCATCGCCGAGATGGGCGGCGACCAGCACGGCCGGATCCTCCGGACCAACGACGCGCTGTGCCGGCTCCTCGGCCGCCCCGCGTCCGCGATGCGCCGCTACTCCTTCTCCGACCTCGTGCACCCCGAGGACATAGGCACCCTGCTGCGCACCTCGGCGGAGGGCGGCCGCGCGGAACTCCGCCTGGGCCGGCGCGACGGCACGTACGTCTGGGTCTCCCTCCGCAACTCGGTCGTCGCCGACGCGGCCGACGGCCCGCGCTTCCTCCTCACCCACGTCGAGGACATAGAGGACCGCAAGCGCCGCGAGCTCCAGCTCGCCCACCGCGCCTCCCACGACTCCCTCACCGGCCTGCCGAACTCCGCCGAGCTGCGCGCCCGCCTCTCCTCGCGCCTGTGCCAGCGCCCCGCGCACCCCGGCGCCCTGGAGTCCCTGGACGCGGCCTACGGCCACCCCGCCTTCGACGCCCACGGCCACGGCTTCGACTTCCGGCCCGGCGCCGAGTCCTTCGACGCCTACGACCACCACGTGCACACCGTCGCCCCCGAGGGCGACCGCGACGACGGCACCAAGGGGCTCGCGGTCCTCTTCTGCGACCTCGACGGCTTCAAGTCGATCAACGACCGGTTCGGGCACAACGCCGGTGACGCGGTCCTCATCGAGGTCGCCCGCCGGCTGACCCGCCAGGTCCGCGACGGCGACACCGTCGCCCGGCTCGGCGGTGACGAGTTCGTCATCCTCGCCGACGGCCTCGGCCGCGCCGACGCCGCCGACCTCGCCGTACGCCTGCGCAACGAGATCATCCAGCCCATCCGTGCCGAGGGCCGGGCCGTCCGGGTGGGCGCCAGCTTCGGCATCGGCTGGGCGCACTGCGGCATGACCGCCGACGAAGTGCTGAAGTCCGCCGACGAGCGGATGTACGTAGAGAAACGATCTCGTCCCAAACAGCACAGGCGCGCGGGATGA